In the genome of Fulvivirga maritima, one region contains:
- a CDS encoding PAAR domain-containing protein yields the protein MPGQAATIGSMHVCPMCTGTVPHVGGPISGPGSPNVLIGGKPAAIMGDMCVCSGPPDTIAQGESTVLINGKPAVTVGALTAHGGTISVGEPTVLIGTGASTPTAIMALEKIPFPKITITNHLLSNTKEAQANQEKLRDESKKQGRLGQFNISF from the coding sequence ATGCCAGGACAAGCAGCTACCATAGGAAGTATGCACGTGTGCCCGATGTGCACCGGCACCGTGCCTCATGTAGGAGGCCCCATTAGCGGACCTGGCTCACCCAATGTACTGATAGGCGGTAAGCCCGCAGCCATTATGGGTGACATGTGTGTTTGCTCAGGTCCTCCTGACACTATAGCCCAGGGAGAATCTACCGTGCTCATAAACGGTAAACCAGCAGTAACCGTAGGTGCCCTCACAGCACACGGAGGCACCATTAGCGTAGGTGAGCCTACTGTACTTATAGGCACAGGAGCCTCTACCCCTACCGCCATTATGGCGCTGGAAAAAATACCTTTCCCTAAAATTACGATTACCAACCACCTGCTCAGCAACACCAAAGAAGCACAAGCCAATCAGGAGAAGCTGAGGGATGAAAGCAAGAAACAAGGTAGATTAGGTCAATTTAACATCAGCTTTTAA
- a CDS encoding type VI secretion system Vgr family protein, with product MALQTNIEIYIGGNQIPTYKRLALQQDLDAHHMLTLVCRMDVLEKVGDELASESKNFLGEIITMSVSSDEGYSEYGVLEFKGIVVKVNNTKAYDSGDEDTVEITAHSASIIADDGPHYASHSEVSLSDILTKTFEGYDTSRLETAFNPQNTEALYYSVQQNESAFEYASRLAAQHSEWFYYDGKALVFGAPKESDEVPLTYGHDLKKFSLELNPSPNNFKYFTNDYLTDELHEKTSQEINTGVNGYNGFTSQKSGEIYAKETSIYLNSYTDSTLKQRFDLQVEKQKKSRELKQVIVKGSSDNPGVYLGQVVAVKNTAAAQGSFRVTKVMHTATENGNYINYFEGVSAEIDIYPESNAMAFPRSESQVAMVTDNVDPDGLSRVKVQFAWQKPTGEMTPWLRMVTPHSGGEKGFHFIPEVGEEVLVGFEGGNAERPYVMGALYTGTKKPESWKTDANNIKAIRTRSGHTIELNDTEGEETISIYDNEGSIITFNTQEKSLTINATENLDLTAKNINIKAEEQLNIQSSDALSFSSEGDTSLIANGKLGLQASDDLTAKSDGNLAMEATGDYTAKGQKAIMEGSTNAELNGAQTKVTGKTMTEIKGTTLKLN from the coding sequence ATGGCCCTACAAACCAACATAGAAATATATATTGGAGGAAACCAGATCCCCACTTACAAGAGATTAGCATTACAGCAAGATCTGGATGCACACCACATGCTTACACTGGTATGCCGAATGGACGTATTGGAAAAAGTAGGCGATGAGTTAGCCTCTGAAAGTAAAAATTTTTTAGGTGAAATTATTACCATGAGTGTAAGCTCCGATGAAGGCTACAGCGAGTACGGTGTGCTGGAGTTTAAAGGGATAGTGGTAAAAGTAAACAACACCAAAGCCTATGATAGCGGTGATGAAGACACCGTAGAAATTACCGCTCACAGCGCCAGTATCATAGCTGATGACGGTCCTCACTATGCTTCTCACAGCGAAGTGAGCCTTTCTGACATTCTTACCAAAACCTTTGAAGGATACGACACTTCAAGACTAGAAACTGCTTTCAACCCTCAAAACACCGAGGCATTATATTATAGCGTACAGCAAAACGAAAGTGCTTTTGAATATGCCAGCCGACTGGCAGCACAGCATAGTGAATGGTTTTACTATGACGGCAAAGCCCTTGTATTTGGTGCTCCTAAAGAAAGTGATGAAGTGCCTCTTACCTATGGGCATGACCTGAAGAAATTCTCATTAGAGCTTAACCCCTCTCCTAATAATTTTAAGTACTTCACTAATGACTATCTCACTGATGAGCTACATGAAAAAACCTCTCAGGAGATCAACACAGGGGTAAATGGATATAATGGCTTTACCAGCCAAAAAAGTGGTGAAATATATGCTAAAGAGACCAGCATATACCTTAATTCTTACACAGACAGCACCCTAAAGCAGCGTTTTGACCTGCAGGTAGAAAAGCAAAAGAAGAGCCGCGAACTCAAGCAAGTAATCGTAAAAGGATCTAGTGATAACCCTGGCGTATACTTAGGACAGGTAGTAGCAGTAAAAAATACAGCAGCAGCACAAGGCTCCTTTAGAGTAACCAAGGTAATGCACACTGCTACTGAAAACGGCAACTATATTAACTATTTTGAAGGCGTATCTGCTGAAATAGACATTTACCCTGAAAGTAATGCTATGGCCTTCCCGCGTAGTGAAAGCCAGGTAGCCATGGTTACTGACAATGTAGATCCAGACGGACTGAGCCGCGTAAAAGTACAGTTTGCCTGGCAAAAACCTACGGGTGAGATGACGCCTTGGTTAAGAATGGTGACGCCACATTCTGGTGGAGAAAAAGGATTCCACTTTATACCTGAAGTAGGTGAAGAAGTCCTGGTAGGTTTTGAAGGAGGCAACGCGGAGCGTCCCTACGTAATGGGAGCCCTATATACTGGCACCAAAAAACCTGAAAGCTGGAAAACAGATGCCAACAACATTAAAGCTATACGTACCCGAAGCGGCCATACTATAGAGCTTAATGACACTGAAGGAGAAGAGACTATTAGTATTTATGATAATGAGGGAAGCATTATCACTTTCAACACTCAGGAGAAATCCCTGACCATAAATGCTACTGAAAATCTGGATCTTACTGCTAAGAATATCAATATAAAAGCGGAAGAGCAGCTGAATATACAATCATCAGATGCACTGAGCTTTTCTTCCGAAGGAGATACCAGCCTGATTGCCAATGGAAAACTCGGCTTGCAGGCTTCTGATGACCTCACCGCTAAGAGTGATGGCAACTTAGCGATGGAAGCCACTGGCGATTATACTGCCAAAGGTCAAAAAGCTATTATGGAAGGTTCTACCAATGCTGAACTTAACGGAGCTCAGACCAAAGTGACTGGTAAAACCATGACAGAGATAAAAGGTACCACCTTAAAACTGAACTAA
- the tssD gene encoding type VI secretion system tube protein TssD — MSFLAKLTLDDEEFNILECDFSLKQSIDETGRPSAKPRGGLIQLVIESNVKIDFFEWISSGTATKSGEITFFRRDNVSSLKKLAFKEAYCVEYRERFNSVDTQPLRIHLVVSAKELTMQGTTFSKNWPAKA, encoded by the coding sequence ATGTCTTTCTTAGCAAAGTTGACTTTAGATGATGAGGAATTCAATATTTTAGAATGCGACTTCAGTTTAAAGCAAAGCATAGATGAAACCGGAAGACCCAGTGCCAAACCTAGGGGAGGACTGATACAACTGGTCATCGAATCTAATGTGAAAATCGATTTTTTCGAATGGATCTCATCCGGCACCGCCACCAAGTCTGGCGAAATAACTTTTTTCAGAAGAGATAATGTCTCTAGCCTGAAGAAGCTTGCCTTCAAAGAAGCTTACTGTGTAGAATACAGAGAGCGATTTAACTCTGTAGACACACAACCTCTGCGCATACACCTGGTAGTTTCAGCCAAAGAGCTTACTATGCAGGGCACCACTTTTTCCAAAAACTGGCCTGCCAAAGCTTAA
- the tssD gene encoding type VI secretion system tube protein TssD, whose protein sequence is MSFKAKLKVGGNEYNVLSCNYGLNQETDATGRPSSVTRGGMITIEVESTADTSLSDWMFNNFEMRDGSVVFLKRDTDATSKQLDFENAYAVKYKENFNSSGDNPMTETITLSARVIKVGNGEHVNEWV, encoded by the coding sequence ATGTCTTTTAAAGCAAAATTGAAAGTTGGTGGAAATGAGTACAATGTATTAAGCTGTAACTATGGCTTAAACCAAGAAACTGACGCCACTGGCCGTCCTTCTTCTGTTACAAGAGGAGGTATGATCACTATCGAGGTGGAGTCTACTGCAGACACTAGCCTTTCTGACTGGATGTTCAATAACTTTGAGATGAGAGATGGTTCTGTTGTCTTCCTTAAGAGAGACACTGATGCTACCTCTAAGCAGTTAGATTTCGAAAACGCATACGCGGTTAAATATAAAGAAAACTTCAACTCGTCTGGCGATAACCCTATGACTGAAACTATTACTCTTTCTGCTAGAGTAATCAAAGTAGGTAATGGCGAGCATGTAAATGAGTGGGTGTAA